A DNA window from Vigna angularis cultivar LongXiaoDou No.4 chromosome 1, ASM1680809v1, whole genome shotgun sequence contains the following coding sequences:
- the LOC108332790 gene encoding mitochondrial arginine transporter BAC2 produces the protein MKELSENQTIAVHGIAGAGSVVFATAFTYPLDTMKVLIQVGSTTGKQLDAAQALSRVVFLSGNAGLYSGFGWLAVGRIFGLGARFGVYEILTAFSKDGREDNYLFPSEALLAGMASGAIETVVSSPFELIKLRKQVTSASYAPSPNFALENGTRKPLIARLLNGCYPDKRSLDLYTRLISTLTTKNTNMTSALLEYPWTMTGSGKPPAVSSVRRPSDIITLEGWSTLWRGLRSGIARDSVFGGIFFSTWQFLHQAMLDWKAVGMNPPPRLNEDVGPLSPFTVSLTAGFSASVAAAASHGFDTSRSRSQCNVLPKHMSMERKILKWKRPGNKFERMTGIHPLDRNVLFHGIGWRMARTGLASSMIVGSYLFVADQLTSILT, from the exons ATGAAGGAGTTATCTGAGAACCAGACTATTGCTGTCCATGGTATAGCTGGTGCTGGGTCAGTGGTTTTTGCCACTGCCTTCACTTATCCACTCGACACTATGAAAGTTCTTATTCAG GTTGGTTCCACTACTGGTAAACAATTGGACGCTGCTCAGGCTTTGTCGAGAGTAGTCTTTCTGTCGGGTAATGCAG GTTTGTACAGTGGTTTTGGCTGGTTGGCAGTTGGAAGGATTTTTGGTCTGGGAGCACGATTTGGGGTTTATGAAATTCTGACTGCCTTTTCTAAAG ATGGTCGGGAAGATAATTATTTGTTTCCTTCCGAGGCACTTTTGGCTGGCATGGCATCTGGTGCCATTGAGACAGTCGTAAGCTCTCCATTTGAACTCATCAAGCTTCGCAAGCAGGTTACCTCTGCTTCATATGCTCCGAGCCCCAACTTTGCTCTGGAAAATGGGACTCGTAAACCTTTAATTGCAAGGTTACTTAATGGCTGTTATCCAGACAAAAGGTCCTTGGACCTGTATACTCGTCTTATCTCCACCTTAACAACAAAAAATACGAACATGACTAGTGCTTTACTAGAGTATCCATGGACAATGACAGGATCTGGGAAGCCACCAGCTGTTTCCAGTGTCAGGAGACCATCTGACATTATAACTTTAGAAGGCTGGAGCACTTTATGGAGAGGTCTTCGTTCTGGAATTGCACGAGATTCTGTGTTTGGGGGCATATTTTTTTCAACCTGGCAATTTCTTCACCAAGCCATGCTAGATTGGAAGGCTGTAGGGATGAATCCTCCACCCAG GTTAAATGAAGACGTTGGTCCATTGTCTCCTTTCACTGTTAGTCTTACTGCTGGATTCTCAGCTtctgttgctgctgctgcttctCATGGTTTTGATACTTCAAGAAGTAGATCACAATGTAATGTGCTTCCAAAG CACATGTCAATGGAGAGAAAGATTTTGAAATGGAAGCGACCAGGAAACAAGTTTGAAAGAATGACTGGAATCCATCCTTTAGACAGGAATGTCTTGTTCCACGGTATTGGTTGGCGGATGGCTCGCACTGGGTTGGCGTCATCAATGATTGTAGGAAGTTATTTATTTGTTGCTGATCAGCTTACTTCTATTTTGACTTAA
- the LOC108338881 gene encoding NAC domain-containing protein 104 produces MADNNVNLPPGFHFYPTDEELVVHFLQRKANLLPCHPDVIPDLELYPYDPWELHGRALAEGKQWYYYSRRTQNRVTGNGYWMPMGMEEPVITSSSNKRVGMKKYYVFHVGEAPDGNTTNWIMQEYRLLDSASSSRSSRRRPQPKPDHSKWVICRVYERDNDDDDGDGTELSCLDEVFLSLDDLEEISLPN; encoded by the exons ATGGCAGATAACAATGTCAACCTCCCACCCGGCTTTCACTTTTATCCCACAGATGAAGAGCTTGTCGTTCATTTCCTCCAAAGAAAGGCAAATCTTCTACCTTGCCATCCAGATGTCATCCCTGATCTTGAACTCTACCCTTATGATCCTTGGGAACTTCAcg GTAGAGCTTTGGCAGAGGGAAAGCAATGGTACTACTACAGCAGGAGGACACAAAATAGGGTCACTGGGAATGGCTATTGGATGCCAATGGGAATGGAAGAGCCAGTGATTACAAGCTCAAGCAACAAGAGAGTTGGCATGAAGAAATATTATGTTTTCCATGTGGGAGAAGCCCCTGATGGTAACACCACCAATTGGATAATGCAAGAGTATCGTCTATTAGATTCTGCTTCCTCTAGCAGATCATCCAGAAGAAGACCACAACCAAAACCG GATCACAGTAAATGGGTGATATGTCGAGTTTATGAGCGGGAtaacgatgatgatgatggtgatggaACAGAGCTCTCTTGTTTGGATGAAGTTTTCTTGTCATTGGATGATCTTGAGGAAATAAGTTTGCCAAATTAA